From the genome of Streptacidiphilus sp. PB12-B1b:
CTGCACGGAGACAAGTCCGTCGCCGAGGATCTGATGTGCCTGGCGGATCTGGGCGGTGCTGACGTTGGAGATGCCGGCGGCGCGGATGGTGCCGGCGTCGAGAAGCTCGCGCAGCGCGCCGACGGATTCCGCCCAGGGCACGGCCGGGTCCGGCTTGTGCAGCTGGTAGAGGCCGATCGCCTCGACGCCCAGGCGCTTGGCGGAGGCTTCGGCGGCTTGCTTGAGGTGGGCGGGGGTGGCGGTGACGGTCCAGCTGCCGTCGCCGGGGCGGCCGCGGCCGCCTTTGGTGGCTACCAGGACATGGGAGGTGTCGCCGCCGTAGCGGGCCAGGGCGCGGGCGATCAGCAGCTCGTTGTGGCCCGCCTCGCCCGCGTGCCAGTGGTAGCTGTCGGCGGTGTCGACAAGGGTGACGCCGGCGTCGAGAGCGGCGTGGACGGTGGCAATGGCCCGAGCCTCGTCCGGGCGGTGCTCGATGGACAGCGGCATGGCGCCCAGGCCGATGGCGCTGACGGCGGTGTGGGCGAGGGTGCGGTACTGCACGGTGGCCTTGTTCCTTACGCGGTGGGAGCGGCGGATATGGCGAGGGCTTCGGCGACGGCGCCGGGCAGCCAGTCGGTGGTGCGTGAGAAGGAGAAGCCCAGCGCCTTCGCGCGGGTGTTGCTCATGGCGTAGTGGCGGTCGAAGGAGAACGGCGAAGCCTTCTCGCCCGCTGGGACGGTCCGGTGGACGGCCTCCCTGCCAGCCTGCGTGGCGACGATCTCAGCGAGGCCGTGTACATCGAGCGGGCCGTCGGAGCAGGCGTTGACTGCACCGGTGAAGTCGGCTGCGGCCGCCCACAGCAGCAGGTCCGCCAGCTCCTGGTAGTGGATGAAGACCGTGGGCAGCGCGTTCGCGTGCACAGTGATCTCTTCGCCTCGTGTGATGCGCCCGGCATAGTGCGCCAGCCTGCCGGTGAATTCCTGCGCGCCGCCGCCGAGCACATGGGCGCTGCGGACAGCGGCGAAGGCGAAGCCGCCGGCGTGGGCGAGGACGGCCTCGGCCTGCCGCTTGCCCTCGGCGTAGTGCGCCTCCAGGTAGGCGTCGTCGTGCCAGGGCAGGTCCATGGCCACCTGCCAGGTGGCCGGGTCCACACTCTCCTCCGACACGGGCGTCCCCACGGGCACGGCCGGTAGGGCGGCGGTCGTGGGGTCGTAGACCTCGATCGTGGAGGTCATGACGTAGCGACGGGTGCGGCCGGCAAAGGCCCGGGCGGCGATGGCGGCCTGCACCGGTGTGTAGCAGATCTGGTCCACCACGACATCGAAGGTGCGGTCATCGAGCGCGGCCGTCAGGGCTGCCTCGTCGTTGCGGTCGACGACCAGGTGATCGACGCCGGCAGGCGGCGGAGTGGAGCCGCGGTTGATCAAGGTGACCTGGTGGCCCGCCGCCCGTAGGCGCTCCACCAGGAGCTTTCCGGAGTACCGGCTTCCGCCGATGACGCAGATCTTTTGCATGCCTCCATGCTGGAGACCTATCGTCATCAGCAGAAGTCCTGACCTACTGCATCCGCATTAAGGAAAACTGTTGATTGATGTGCAGCGGCTCCGGGTCCTGCGGTCGGTGGCGGAGCACGGCAGCTTCAACCGGGCGGCCATGGCTCTCCGCCTCACCCCCTCGGCCGTCTCCCAGCAGGTAGCTGCCCTGGAACGCAGCCTCGGTGCCCAGGTCGTCGCGCGCAGCACCCGAGGCGTCACCCTCACGCAGGCCGGCCAGATCATGGTCGGCGCCGCCGAATCCGTCGCCGCTGAGCTCGAACATGCACAAAATCAGGTCGCCGAGCTCAGCACTGGCCGCACCCAGCTCACCGTCGCCACGTTCACCAGCGGCGGCAGGCTCCTGCTGCCCGCCGCCCTCACCCAGCTCATGGCAGCCCATCCCCGCACCGTGCTCCATGTCAGGGAGGGAGAACCCGAAGACACCCTCCCCCTCGTCCGGCAGGGCGCCGTGGACCTCGCCCTCGCCTACCACTTCGACGGCCCGCTCCCCATCGGACCGGCCCTCAGCCCCAGCCTGGAGTGGACGCCGCTCCTGGAAGACCCCCTTCACGTCGTCCTACCGCCAGGGCACCGACTCGCCAACCACGACGCGCTCGACCTCGCCGAACTGGCCGCAGACCCCTGGGTGCTCGGCTGCCTGAAGACCGAGGCATACCTGCGCCGCTACGCCGAGCAGGCCGGCTTTGATCCGGAGATCCGCGGGACCACCACCGACTACTTCTTCGCCCGCTCCCTCGTCGCCGCTGGCATGGGAATCTCCCTGATTCCCTCCGTCGCCCTCACCCCCAAGATCCCCGGCTTGAGCGCCGTCCCGATCAAGCCGCCAGGCCCGATCCGGCACATCGGCGTCGCCACGATCGGCGGCCGTGCCCGGCCTCACGCCAGGATGCTCATCCATGCCCTTCGCGAGCAGGCAATGCAGCACAACGGGCTTTGACCCTCCGCGACCAGTGGCTGCGGTCATCGACGTTGGCGACCAGGGCGACGCTCAGGGCGTCCGGGCCGATTCCGCCCCAGCGGGCGCCGGTGCCCGAGGGGTACAGGTCGCACGATCTGCTCGTGGGCTGGCTCTGCGGGTGCGGAGCCAGCCGGTGATGTCGCTGGTGCCGAGGCGTTCGGCGGTCCTCTGGTCGTTGAGGGCGATGCGTGTGCGTCGGCCGGAGGCGGTGTTCTGGCCGGTGGCGCGGATGGGGATGGCGTAGCGGGCCAGTAGGCGTCGGGCTCGCTTGGGGCTCATGGCGATTTGGACGGCGGTGTTCTCGATGCTCAGCTCGTGCTCCATGTAGAGCGTCCGCAGGGCCGCCTCCACGGAGGGGAATCCCAGTGCTTCGATGGTCGCGGTCAGGTGCTGTTCGGCGGTGGCCTGCTGGGTGCGGCGGCCGGCGGCGAGTCGTTCAAGGCGTTCGCGTTCCAGTTCCTGGGAGACGCCGTGCTCGGTGAAGGCCGCTCGGGAGCGGCGGGAGAGTGCTCCGTTGCGGGCCATGGTCTGGCCTTGGGCGAAGTCGGTGCGCATGCGCTCGAAGGCGGTGTACGCCTCGGTGCGCATGCGCTCGGAGGCGGTGTACGCCTGGCGTTGGGCGGTGGAGCGGGCCTGGGTCAGTTGCCGGGCGCTGCGTGCTCGGCGGCGCAGGAGTCCGTACTGCTGGTGGTACTGGTCGGCGGTCATGCCGTGGGCGCGCAGGTGGGAGCCGAGGGAGCGGAATCCGCGTCCGCACAGGTGGCAGATGGCCAAGTCGGCCTCCTCGTCGCGTAGAAGCCGCCTAGGCAGTGGCTGCGGACGCCGTAGGCCGGGCCGGAGCGGCTCGGCCTCGGTGTGGTCCGGGGACGGTGAGTCGTCCCCGGACCGGTCCTGCTGGCGCATGCTCAGCTGCCGTTGAGGGCCTTGGTGTAGCGGGCGGTGACGTCGTTCCAGTTGACGAGGTCCCAGAGCTTGGTGACGTAGTCGGGGCGGACGTTGCGGTACTGGAGGTAGTAGGCGTGCTCCCAGGCGTCGAAGACCAGGAGCGGGGTGACGCCCTGGCCGACGTTGCCGTGGTGGTCGTAGACCTGGGTGACCACGAGGCGCTTCGCGAGGGGTTCCCAGCCGAGGATGCCCCAGCCGGAGCCCTGGACACCCACGGTGGCGGCGGTGAGCTGCTTCTTGAAGGTCTCGAAGCCGCCGAGGTGCTCGTCGATGGCGGTGGCCAGGGCGCCGTCGGGGCGGTCGCCGCCCTCGGGGGAGAGGTTCTGCCAGAACTGGGAGTGCAGGACGTGGCCGGACAGGTTGAAGGCGTAGGTCTTCTCCAGTCCGACCAGGCCGCCGAACTCCTCCTTGTCCTGGGCTTCGGCGATCTGTTCCAGGGTGTCGTTGGCGCCCTTGACGTAGGCGGCGTGGTGCTTGGAGTGGTGCAGTTCCAGGATCTCCGGGGTGATCGCCGGGGCGAGCGCGGAGTAGTCGTAGGGCAGGTCGGGGAGGTTGTACAGGGCCATGGATTTGCAGCCTCTCGTCGCGTGCGGTGTCTGATCGATCTTCCGACACCACTATTGCGAAGAGGTTGCAATAACTTCAAGTATGCACGAGCATGTTTTGCGGGGTGGGGCGGCTGGTCAGCCTCCCCGCTGAAGCCCGGTCCGGTACCGGTTCGGGAGTCCGTGCGAGTCCGCTGATCGTCTTCCCACCCGGCGCCCGCCGGGCCAGACGGCCGACCCACCCCACCCACTTCACCTCGCTTACCGCCTCATGCTCCTTACGGCGAAGGACGACGTTTTGCGGGTCCGAGGGAGTCGGGGGCTTAGAAGTCATCTCATTTGGACCGGTAGGCTGCGGTCGTGACGATCGTGGAGCGGTTGGTGCCGGATGGGCTGTGGGAGTTGTTCCAGCGGGTTGTGCCGGCCTCGCCGATCCGGCCGCAGGGCGGTGGTCGACGCCGCTATGGGGACCGTGAGGTGCTGGCAGCGATCATCTTTGTGGCCACATCGGGGTGCACGTGGGCCCAGCTGCCGCCATGTTTCGGCCCGTCGGGGCCGACAGCGCACCGTCGCTTCGCTGAGTGGAGCCGGGCGCGGGTGTGGGCGAAGCTGCACCGCCTGATCCTGGACGAACTCGGTGCCCGCGGCGAGCTCGACTGGTCGCGATGCGCGGTCGACTCGGTGAACATGCGGGCCATGAAAAAGGGGACCTGACGGGTCCGAATCCTGTGGATCGGGGCAAGTACGGGTCGAAGATCCACATACTCACCGAGCGCACCGGTTTACCCCTTTCAATCGGCATCTCCGGCGCGAACCTGCACGACAGCCAGGCCCTCGAGCCGCTCGTCCGTGGCATAGCGCCAGTCCGCTCCCGGCGTGGACCACGCCGTCGGCGCCCCGCAAAGCTTCACGCCGACAAGGCCTACGACTACGTTCACCTGCGGCGATGGCTCCGATCTCGCCACATCACCCCACGCATCGCCCGCCGCGGTATCGAGTCCTCCGAATGTCTGGGGCGCCACCGCTGGACCGTGGAGCGCACCGTCGCTTGGCTCGCCGGGTGCCGACGACTCCACCGTCGGTACGAACGCAAGGCTGACCACTTCCTCGCTTTCGCAGGCATCGCGGCCACGCTCATCTGCTACCGCCGGCTGGCCAAATGAGATGACTTCTAAGAAGCCGCCCCTCCGGTCGCGGGCCTCATCCCGGCGCGGGACAGCGGGACGGTTCATGGGCCCGAGGCCGGCCTGGCCCCATTGGTGATCTCCGAGGTCGACGTCGGGTTCTGGATCGCTTCCGTGCCAGGGCCACGGAGGGTCACCGGAAGCGGGATCGTGAACGGTTATCCCGACAGCGGAGGCCTTGGCCAGCTCTGGACCGGGCGGTCGGGCAGTGGCCTTCCAACCTGGCGGACCTGGAGCCGGGCGTCACCATCCACGGCCGGGACATGGTTCGGGTCCCCTTGATAGGCGGCGGGACCCCCGTACGTGTAGGCCGGGCGGCGTATCCGAACGGGAGTTCCGTCCTTCCCTTGGGGGAAGCTCGTGCCGTTCGTGATGCGCCGAACGCCTGAACGGTCACCCTACTTCGAGCTGATGGACGGCCGTCCCCAGCGGCTGTGCTTCCCTCACCCCTCGGAGGAACGCCGACATGCTTCACCGCAACGCCCTTGTCCGACAGGCCGCCTGCTGCGTCGGCGGAGCCACCCTCATCGCCGCCGCGGCCATCCCCGTCGCCTTCGCGGCACCCGCCGCCCGGCCCTGGCCCGGCATCCACCACCTGGTCCGATGCAACAGCTCCGCGCTGATCTCCGCGATCCAGGCGGCCAACGGCGGCAACGGCGGCATCCTGTTGCTGACTCCCCGATGCACCTACACCCTGACCACCGCTCTCACCGGCCAGGACGGCCTCCCGGCGATCACCAAACACATCACCGTCATCGGCAACCAGGCCACGGTCCAGCGCGCCTCGTCCGCGACCGCCCCGTTCCGGATCTTCGATGTGGCCTCCGGCGGGAATCTGGACCTGCGTAACCTCACCGTCCAGGGCGGCATGATCACCGGCCAGCCCGAACTCGGCGCGGGCATCCAGGTCCAGGCCGATGGAGACCTCGAACTCGCCTGTACCACCGTGACCAGAAACACCTCCGAGCGCAACGGCGGCGGTGTGGCCGTGCTCGGCACCGCCACCATCGTCGGCTCACGCCTGGTGGCCAACAGCGCGACCTTCGGGGCCGGGTTGGTCCAGTTCGGCAGCACTGCCAGCACCACCATCCGCCAGTCCGAGATCCAGCACAACGTCGCCAGCTTCGACGGCGGCGGCCTGGAATTCGGCGGCGGCACGGCCCGCGTGTCCGACACCGCAGTCAACAACAACACCGCGACCTCCGGCGACGGAGGCGGGGGCATCTACAACGACGCGGACCTGCAAATCGTCCGCACCAGAGTCGATCGCAACACCGCAGGTGTCCAGTCGACCCTGCCCGGGGGCGGCGGCATCTACAACGACGGCACCCTGTACCTGAGCAACAGCTCCGTGAGCGACAACAACGTCACCGGTGGAACGGCCCAAGGCGGAGCCATCTACAACCTCGGCGGCAGCGTCACCCTCATGCACGCCAGGATCACCGGGAACTCCGCACCCATCGCCCCCGGCGGGCTGTGGACGAGCACGCCGTTCGGGACCGCGGGCTCGCTCGTCGCGCGCAACAGGCCCACCAACTGCAAGGGCAGCCCGGTCGTCCCCACCAGCTGCGTGAACTGAGGCCGACAGCAGACGCTCGGGTGGCACGCTACGTGCACCGGAGAGCGTGGACACCGGTCTGCCTACGCCCCACGCGTTCGACTCATCCGACCCTGACGAGCACCACGCGGGCTACTCGGCGTAACCGTTGAGCCATTCGGCGATAGCGCAGGCGGTGTGCTGACCCGCGTCCTCCAGCATCATGTCGTGACCCACGCCTGGCACCAGCACCGGCGTCACGCCGTACAGTTCCGCGATGCGACGGACGTCATGGACAGGCGAGCGGTCGTTCTCGGGGCCGACGACCAGGACCGGGCAGGTGATGGAACCGGTGTCGATGTGGATGCTTCCGTCGCTGTAGGCGTTGACCACAGCAGGGGACTCCGGCCGCAGGCGGCCCATGACGGTGTCGAGGGCCGCCTCCGGCAGGTGGTGAAACCATTGTTCGCGGGCCTGGTCGCGGCTGACCATCACCGGCCGGTCAATCGGGTAGGGCGCGGCACGCATCGCCCCGAGCTGGCCGGGACCCACAGCAGACACCAGCACCAACGCACTCGGCGGGGATTGCTGGGCCGCGAGCTGCGCGACCAGGCCTCCCATGCTGTGCCCGAGCAGGGCCGTACCCGGGCCGGCGCGGTCCAGCACCGCCAGCAGATCCGCGGCGTAGTCCGCAGGGGTGAGGGAGAGATACTCCCCAGTCGCGACGGTTCGGGAGCCAGTGTGGTTCGGGAAGGACATGGACAACGGCGTCCAGCCTGCCCGTGCGAACACCGGCATCCACCGCTCGAACGCCCACCAGCCGTGAAGGGATCCCGGGACAAGCACCACACACCCGCGTTCCTGGACCACCGCCGGATCACGGGCTCGGCGGACCAGCAGCCCGTCGACGTCCAAGTCGGTCCACTCCAGCACCGCCGCGCCTCCTTAGTGCCTGACGCTGTCGGGGATCTTGTATGACGACGCGAGGTCTTCTACTCCATAGCCTGGCCCGCATGACGACGATTGACGACCTGACTGCCCTGGTGCCCCCGCCGGCGCATCTGAGTCAGGTCGAGAATGCCCTCGGCTAGAACTCCCCGCTGACCTGACCGACAACACCCGGGGCTGTACCGAGCAGACCCAGCAGTACCTGGACGCGCAGCACGTCAACGCCGAGGCCGTCATCGACTCCCCTACCGGCAGCTACCCCTCGTTCAACAGGCTGGACTTCGGCTGCCATGCCTGCGTTCCGTCGGCGGAACCCGGTGATTTGCCACCGAGGCGCGACTTGGCGTGTCCAGCTCCTCTTGATCGCCCTGGGGACGGTTATGGCGGCGCTGGTCGGAACCCGGCGCCGCTGGGTGCGGGCGTACGTGGTCAACGCCATGGCGAAGGGGGAGCGGTCGAACGGACACACGCACCGCCTGACCGTGATGTTGAGGGCGCAGGACCTACAGGGCGGTGACCTGCTGGTCGGGGACCGGCGTTCGGGTTTCGCTCCGCTTCCCGAGATCCCGTAGGGGGCGGGTGTGGGGGGAACGCCGTCCCAGCGCACGGTGGAGGTCGTGAATCCGCGTACGGACAGCTTCGGGACCGGGACGCTGGTCGCGCCGGGGCCGGTGCTGACGGCCTTCCATGTGGCGTGTCCGGGGGAGGACGAAGGGGGGTCCAGGTGCGCGCCCTGGCGGGTGGTCCGCAGGTGCCCGCCCAGGTGGTGTGAGCGCACTCCGGTATGGACGCGGCGCTGGTGCGTGCCGATGAGCAGGTCCTGGGGACCGGGCTCTCGCCGGTGCGGTGGGGCGAGCTGGTGTGCGAGTTCGCCGCTCACCGCCCGGTGTGCACGCTGACCGGGTTCCCCAACGGGATGCACCGCGAGGGCCCCACTCCGCGGGGCGTGGACGAGTCGAAGACCGTGGACGGAAGGATCAAGCCGGGCAGCGGCGAGCGCTCCAAGCTCTACATGCTGGAGCTGGACGACGCGCCTCCCGACTCGCTCGAGTTCTGGCGCGGGGTGTCCGGGGCGGCGGTGTTCTGCAACGACATGGTCGTCGGGCTGACCTACAGCGCCGCCGACCGCCGGGACCAGAAGATCCTGCTGGCTGTGCCGTCGGTTCGGCTGCTGGCGGCCAGGGGCTTCGCGCGCGCGGTCGCGCAGGCGTCTGGGATGCCGCCGCAGATCCGCCCGGCGGACCTGGACTCCTTGTTCGTCGACCTGGCCGACCCGCAGATGTCCTCCTCCCACCTGCTCGACCCCCGCTCGCGGGTCGTGCCGCTGCGAGGGAAGGCCGGCGCCCTGGAGGACCTGCGGGACTGGTGTACCACCACGCGCCTGACTGATGTCGCCCTGGTCACCGGCACCGGCGGCGTCGGCAAGACGCGCCTGGCCGCCGAACCCGCCGCGCTCCTTGCCGAGCAGGGCGCCCAAGGCGATGAGTCCTGGATCCACGGCACACTGGCCGACCGGCCCCGCGCCGGCAGTACGGGCTACGAGGCCCTTGGCCGCTCGCGTCATCCGCTGCTGGTGGTCGTCGACTATGCGGAGTCCCGCGGGGCCGCCCGGCGGGCCTGCGGAGGGACTTCGAAGTCCTCGCAGAGGGGGAGAGTGGCGGCGGGCATGGTGCTGTCGGCTCCTGCGGTCGAGTTGGTCCAGCCCTGGACTCTCCTTCGGATTCCGCTGCTTGATGGTGCCGCTGACCTGGTGCTACGGTCTGCGACCGACTCGGTCGGGTGCTGGTGGATACTGATCGACATGCGCATCGACTTCGATCCGGCCGCGATGGACTCGTCGGCGTTCTACAAGCTGCTGACTGCGGTGGTGGTGCCCAGGCCGATCGCCTGGGTGTCGACCATGTCGGCTCCACCACTGCTTACTGCGAACCTCGCACCGCACTCGTTCTTCACGGTGGCGTGCACGGCGCCGCCGATCGTGCAGTTCACGTCGGTGGGGCGGAAGGACACGTTGAACAATGTGGAGGCGACGGGGGAGTTCGTGGTGAACTTCGTGTCGGAGCCGTTGTTCGAGCAGGTCAATGCGACCGCGACGAACTTCCCGCCGGGGGTGGGGGAGTTCGAGGCGGTCGGGATCGAGCAGGAGCCGTCGCTGCTGGTGAAGCCGCCGCGGGTGGCGGCGTCGCCGGTGGCGTTGGAGTGCCGGCTGCACAGCACGCTGTGCCTGGGCAACTCGACCGTGGTCTTCGGGGAGGTCGTCCACGCCGTGGTGAACGAGGACGTGCTGGTCGACGGCCATCCGGAGATGCGGGCGCTGCGGCCGCTGTCGCGGCTGGGCAAGGACGAGTGGGGGACCACCGGCGAGATCCGCGACCTCGCGCGCATCCGGTACGAGGACTGGAAGGCATGAGCGCCGCTCCGCTGCGTGTCGCCGTGATCGGCCTCGGCGACATCGCACAGAAGGCGTACCTGCCGGTGCTCACCGCCGAGCCCGGCCTGGAGCTGAGCCTGATGACCCGGGACCGGGCCAAGCTCGACCGGGTCGGGGAGCAGTACCGGATCTCCCGCCGTCACCCGGACCTGGACGGGCTGCTGGCGGACGGGGTCGATGCGGCCTTCGTCCATGCCGCCACCAGTGCGCATGTACCGCTGGTGGAGGCGCTGCTCGGCGCCGGTGTACATGCATTTGTCGACAAACCGCTTGATTACTCGCTCGCCGGGTCGCGCAAGCTGGTCGAGCAGGCCGAGGCGGCCGGGCTCTCGCTGATGGTCGGCTTCAACCGCCGCTACGCCCCGGACCACGTGGAGGCGCTGGAGCACCCGCGGGATCTGATCGTGCTGCAGAAGAACCGCAGCATCGGCCCGGAGCAGGCCCGCCCGT
Proteins encoded in this window:
- a CDS encoding aldo/keto reductase yields the protein MQYRTLAHTAVSAIGLGAMPLSIEHRPDEARAIATVHAALDAGVTLVDTADSYHWHAGEAGHNELLIARALARYGGDTSHVLVATKGGRGRPGDGSWTVTATPAHLKQAAEASAKRLGVEAIGLYQLHKPDPAVPWAESVGALRELLDAGTIRAAGISNVSTAQIRQAHQILGDGLVSVQNQYSPAVRDSEPELRLSEQLGLAFLPWSPLGGITRSSLDGPSGPTSIGTAFHRIAAERRVSPQQIALAWLLARSPAVIPVPGASRPASITDSARAVELKLNAQELVELEDALPG
- a CDS encoding Gfo/Idh/MocA family protein produces the protein MRVAVIGLGDIAQKAYLPVLTAEPGLELSLMTRDRAKLDRVGEQYRISRRHPDLDGLLADGVDAAFVHAATSAHVPLVEALLGAGVHAFVDKPLDYSLAGSRKLVEQAEAAGLSLMVGFNRRYAPDHVEALEHPRDLIVLQKNRSIGPEQARPFVFDDFIHVVDTLRFLVPGEVTRTSVRHRAPDGLLHHVVLELSGDGFTALGIMNRLSGSTEEVLELSGRGAKREIVSLSEVVDHSGGRPALRRRGDWVSVGWQRGFVQMCRVFLDAVRQGVTLSGRDALLTHELCEQIVRQVEDGDGAAPTG
- a CDS encoding alpha/beta hydrolase encodes the protein MLEWTDLDVDGLLVRRARDPAVVQERGCVVLVPGSLHGWWAFERWMPVFARAGWTPLSMSFPNHTGSRTVATGEYLSLTPADYAADLLAVLDRAGPGTALLGHSMGGLVAQLAAQQSPPSALVLVSAVGPGQLGAMRAAPYPIDRPVMVSRDQAREQWFHHLPEAALDTVMGRLRPESPAVVNAYSDGSIHIDTGSITCPVLVVGPENDRSPVHDVRRIAELYGVTPVLVPGVGHDMMLEDAGQHTACAIAEWLNGYAE
- a CDS encoding flavin reductase family protein, translating into MRIDFDPAAMDSSAFYKLLTAVVVPRPIAWVSTMSAPPLLTANLAPHSFFTVACTAPPIVQFTSVGRKDTLNNVEATGEFVVNFVSEPLFEQVNATATNFPPGVGEFEAVGIEQEPSLLVKPPRVAASPVALECRLHSTLCLGNSTVVFGEVVHAVVNEDVLVDGHPEMRALRPLSRLGKDEWGTTGEIRDLARIRYEDWKA
- a CDS encoding LysR family transcriptional regulator — protein: MIDVQRLRVLRSVAEHGSFNRAAMALRLTPSAVSQQVAALERSLGAQVVARSTRGVTLTQAGQIMVGAAESVAAELEHAQNQVAELSTGRTQLTVATFTSGGRLLLPAALTQLMAAHPRTVLHVREGEPEDTLPLVRQGAVDLALAYHFDGPLPIGPALSPSLEWTPLLEDPLHVVLPPGHRLANHDALDLAELAADPWVLGCLKTEAYLRRYAEQAGFDPEIRGTTTDYFFARSLVAAGMGISLIPSVALTPKIPGLSAVPIKPPGPIRHIGVATIGGRARPHARMLIHALREQAMQHNGL
- a CDS encoding NAD-dependent epimerase/dehydratase family protein — protein: MQKICVIGGSRYSGKLLVERLRAAGHQVTLINRGSTPPPAGVDHLVVDRNDEAALTAALDDRTFDVVVDQICYTPVQAAIAARAFAGRTRRYVMTSTIEVYDPTTAALPAVPVGTPVSEESVDPATWQVAMDLPWHDDAYLEAHYAEGKRQAEAVLAHAGGFAFAAVRSAHVLGGGAQEFTGRLAHYAGRITRGEEITVHANALPTVFIHYQELADLLLWAAAADFTGAVNACSDGPLDVHGLAEIVATQAGREAVHRTVPAGEKASPFSFDRHYAMSNTRAKALGFSFSRTTDWLPGAVAEALAISAAPTA
- a CDS encoding superoxide dismutase, encoding MALYNLPDLPYDYSALAPAITPEILELHHSKHHAAYVKGANDTLEQIAEAQDKEEFGGLVGLEKTYAFNLSGHVLHSQFWQNLSPEGGDRPDGALATAIDEHLGGFETFKKQLTAATVGVQGSGWGILGWEPLAKRLVVTQVYDHHGNVGQGVTPLLVFDAWEHAYYLQYRNVRPDYVTKLWDLVNWNDVTARYTKALNGS
- a CDS encoding MucR family transcriptional regulator; translated protein: MAICHLCGRGFRSLGSHLRAHGMTADQYHQQYGLLRRRARSARQLTQARSTAQRQAYTASERMRTEAYTAFERMRTDFAQGQTMARNGALSRRSRAAFTEHGVSQELERERLERLAAGRRTQQATAEQHLTATIEALGFPSVEAALRTLYMEHELSIENTAVQIAMSPKRARRLLARYAIPIRATGQNTASGRRTRIALNDQRTAERLGTSDITGWLRTRRASPRADRATCTPRAPAPAGAESARTP
- a CDS encoding IS5 family transposase (programmed frameshift), yielding MERLVPDGLWELFQRVVPASPIRPQGGGRRRYGDREVLAAIIFVATSGCTWAQLPPCFGPSGPTAHRRFAEWSRARVWAKLHRLILDELGARGELDWSRCAVDSVNMRAMKKGDLTGPNPVDRGKYGSKIHILTERTGLPLSIGISGANLHDSQALEPLVRGIAPVRSRRGPRRRRPAKLHADKAYDYVHLRRWLRSRHITPRIARRGIESSECLGRHRWTVERTVAWLAGCRRLHRRYERKADHFLAFAGIAATLICYRRLAK